A stretch of the Cheilinus undulatus linkage group 11, ASM1832078v1, whole genome shotgun sequence genome encodes the following:
- the znf217 gene encoding zinc finger protein 217: MPTHSLLPFVESPDSLAQDILISNNASIPGPGSSMTPHTTYSEKALLQSGGSVPVSCMFCDLTFTHPDELGPHVLTQHPTTFFEPAVLRVEAEFRIPGERSRPKASSLPVEKEEVHSCIVCGQVSQDASELETHMRKHKDYFTYCCNVCGRRFREPWFLKNHMKMHVKPGVKSKAQQELDGPFMVNGVVQEQASEPVVTVYKMCMVCGFFFPDHDSLVEHSKVHNREVEQGKDRDKESTDDTTQKQETFLHSLGLRPHSAENSLLNERSSKWIPQLDPFNTYQAWQLATKGKIAVGPNTTKDLSQEASTDNEECGSDKEELNNIWTEGQGDKATKEVLGGRELRSQTAAENPQPQRRSLMQKNKQRPTTCEECQRTFRTYHQLVLHSRIHKRERGGEESPTSSLEGKLSRVNSLENTEEGSEEGFEEALTENLGPGEDGFDRSKVRSKACTYCGKSFRSSYYLTVHLRTHTGEKPFKCAYCDYAAAQKTSLKYHLDRRHKDKPYVEIPSRPVPSAPSPNDGKHGYDDENPAPNRSKLWVPTARPSASEMPEDRFDRKPSKPPIQMNAEYEKLIAKSAYSPIDDVVVKCPTPVNLKMEKEIKEENSEAPLNLSLKVSLSISASAEPRNALIPIACSLCAYKTMYPEVLIMHKKLMHKDKSDCVRKNGLAGSLKQRRFTGCPPALEGKDVAPLPMIDRRHPRRTKSPPPQPAKPQEKTPVNPPNIPKRSPLHAPVQDAIQETQRHRLDSKETPRFTELMRKSNTSTKHVLDRPPDRVGIGERSYPARSGVIWPSDTTRLCLSSRFGSLSQRDFGEPSGKRLKFVVPTGREAESSEKPGFRGPAGDGTTRLLISGRNVKTTSQGLSTPTVSDTLAPLKTSAAIGGGLDSDWSMMNLLRSYPPNDLASLYHSTPPNPNHGGLANPRAGGRTVLYQHLPTLPNLQRRDHSGPFPNQRYGTADKSN; this comes from the exons ATGCCGACTCATTCGTTACTGCCATTTGTGGAGAGCCCTGACAGCCTTGCCCAAGATATTCTTATTAGTAACAATGCAAGCATCCCAGGGCCCGGCTCCAGCATGACACCGCACACCACCTACTCTGAAAAGGCTCTGTTGCAATCAGGAGGAAGTGTACCAGTATCTTGTATGTTCTGTGACCTAACCTTTACCCATCCGGATGAGCTTGGACCCCACGTTCTTACACAACACCCCACCACTTTCTTTGAACCGGCCGTGCTTAGAGTTGAAGCCGAGTTCAGGATCCCAGGAGAGAGATCCCGGCCCAAAGCGAGCAGCCTCCCCGTTGAAAAAGAGGAGGTTCACAGCTGTATCGTGTGCGGTCAGGTTTCACAAGATGCCAGCGAGCTGGAGACGCACATGAGGAAGCACAAGGACTACTTTACTTATTGCTGTAACGTGTGTGGACGGCGGTTTAGAGAGCCGTGGTTCCTCAAAAACCACATGAAGATGCATGTAAAACCAGGAGTAAAGAGCAAGGCTCAGCAGGAGCTGGATGGCCCCTTCATGGTCAATGGGGTCGTCCAGGAGCAAGCATCTGAACCTGTAGTCACTGTTTACAAAATGTGCATggtttgtgggtttttcttcCCTGACCATGACAGTTTAGTTGAACACAGCAAAGTTCACAATCGAGAAGTGGAGCAGGGCAAAGATAGAGACAAGGAAAGCACAGATGACACTACTcagaaacaggaaacatttCTTCACAGTCTAGGACTAAGGCCTCACTCTGCAGAAAATAGTTTACTGAATGAGAGGTCATCAAAATGGATCCCCCAGCTGGATCCTTTCAACACATATCAGGCCTGGCAACTTGCAACAAAAGGCAAGATAGCAGTGGGCCCCAATACGACTAAAGATCTCAGCCAGGAAGCCAGCACAGACAACGAAGAATGCGGCTCAGATAAGGAGGAGCTGAATAATATTTGGACTGAGGGACAAGGTGACAAAGCTACAAAAGAGGTACTTGGAGGGAGAGAGCTGCGGTCTCAGACTGCAGCAGAAAACCCTCAACCTCAGAGGAGGTCTCTGatgcaaaaaaacaagcagaggCCAACAACTTGTGAGGAATGTCAGAGAACCTTCAGGACCTACCACCAGTTAGTCCTCCACTCCAGGATCCATAAACGGGAGAGAGGTGGAGAGGAGAGTCCCACATCTTCCTTGGAAGGGAAGCTGTCGAGAGTGAACTCGCTGGAAAACACAGAGGAAGGTTCTGAGGAGGGATTTGAAGAGGCGCTGACGGAAAACCTGGGTCCAG gtGAAGATGGCTTTGATCGATCAAAAGTCAGATCAAAAGCCTGCACATACTGTGGCAAATCCTTCCGATCAAGCTATTACCTCACAGTTCACCTGAGGACACACACAG GTGAAAAACCATTCAAGTGCGCTTATTGTGACTACGCTGCAGCCCAGAAAACCTCACTGAAATATCACCTGGACCGGCGTCACAAGGACAAACCTTATGTGGAGATCCCCAGTAGACCCGTTCCCTCAGCCCCCTCTCCAAATGATGGCAAACATGGATATGACGATGAAAACCCAGCTCCAAATAGATCCAAACTCTGGGTCCCTACTGCCAGGCCGAGTGCTAGTGAAATGCCAGAGGACAGATTTGACAGAAAGCCGAGCAAACCACCCATCCAGATGAATGCTGAGTATGAGAAATTAATCGCTAAGTCTGCTTACTCACCAATTGATGATGTCGTCGTAAAGTGCCCCACACCTGTTAATCTGAAGATggaaaaggagataaaagagGAGAACTCAGAGGCCCCATTAAATCTGTCCTTAAAAGtgtctctctccatctctgccaGTGCAGAACCCAGAAATGCATTAATTCCAATTGCCTGTTCGCTTTGTGCGTATAAAACCATGTACCCTGAGGTTCTGATAATGCACAAAAAGCTGATGCATAAAGACAAATCAGACTGTGTTAGAAAGAATGGATTGGCAGGTAGTTTGAAACAAAGGCGTTTCACAGGTTGTCCCCCAGCTCTCGAAGGGAAAGACGTCGCCCCACTTCCAATGATTGACAGACGCCACCCTCGTCGAACAAAATCACCGCCACCACAACCTGCAAAACCACAAGAAAAGACGCCAGTTAATCCACCTAATATTCCAAAGCGGTCTCCACTTCACGCACCCGTACAGGATGCCATCCAGGAGACCCAGCGTCACAGACTCGATTCAAAGGAGACACCCAGGTTTACAGAGCTTATGAGGAAATCAAACACCAGTACCAAACACGTCCTGGACCGACCCCCAGACAGAGTGGGAATTGGCGAGAGGAGCTACCCAGCAAGGAGCGGCGTCATTTGGCCCTCAGACACCACCAGACTGTGTCTGTCCAGCCGGTTCGGGAGCCTATCGCAGAGGGATTTTGGCGAACCATCAGGCAAGAGGTTAAAGTTCGTAGTGCCTACAGGACGGGAGGCAGAGAGCAGTGAGAAGCCTGGATTTAGAGGGCCAGCAGGGGATGGGACCACCAGGCTGCTCATCTCAGGAAGAAACGTGAAAACAACATCACAGGGGCTGAGTACACCCACAGTTTCGGACACTTTGGCTCCTTTGAAAACATCAGCAGCTATTGGAGGAGGGCTGGACTCTGATTGGAGCATGATGAACCTCCTGCGATCCTACCCACCTAATGACCTGGCTTCTCTCTATCACAGCACCCCTCCAAATCCAAATCATGGCGGCCTGGCCAACCCAAGAGCAG GGGGCAGAACTGTGCTGTACCAGCACCTACCCACTCTGCCCAACCTGCAGAGGAGAGACCATTCAGGCCCCTTCCCTAACCAACGCTATGGGACCGCTGACAAAAGCAACTGA